A genomic segment from Methanoplanus limicola DSM 2279 encodes:
- a CDS encoding aminotransferase class I/II-fold pyridoxal phosphate-dependent enzyme, whose product MKIDEFRLERFLAEYEFSAPHLLCTSDCQSVSVSDLLGMTEYSLSDLGKLHLGYTESKGSPLLREKISELYTDISPDEIVVFAGAEEAIFVFMNVFLSTGDHVIVQYPAYQSLYQIAEAAGCSVSRWMMKEEDGWKPDIEELKNMIQGNTGAIVINTPHNPTGYHFTEAEFKEIREIAAEKGITILSDEVYRGLEYDRSDRLPAMAEIYGKGVSIGVMSKAFGLAGLRIGWLISKDRELLKKIMGFKDYTTICSSAPSEFLSTAALTVSEEIFRKNVAIIQENLPYLDRFFEKQRDTFSWVKPGAGPIAFPCILTGEDSMEFAVRTIDNSGVLLLPSEIYDFGTRNIRIGFGREDMKISLEKFEDFLEGRYTHSFQNGN is encoded by the coding sequence ATGAAAATTGATGAATTCAGACTTGAGAGATTTCTCGCGGAATATGAATTCAGTGCACCGCATCTTCTGTGCACCTCAGACTGTCAGTCGGTTTCAGTCAGTGATCTTCTCGGCATGACAGAATATTCGCTCTCAGACCTTGGAAAACTTCACCTCGGATATACGGAATCAAAAGGGTCACCCCTGCTGCGTGAAAAGATCTCAGAATTATACACAGATATCAGTCCGGACGAAATCGTAGTATTTGCAGGCGCTGAAGAGGCGATATTTGTCTTTATGAATGTATTTCTCAGCACCGGCGATCATGTCATTGTCCAGTATCCGGCATACCAGTCATTATATCAGATAGCAGAGGCAGCCGGGTGCAGTGTCAGCAGATGGATGATGAAGGAAGAAGACGGCTGGAAACCTGATATTGAAGAACTAAAGAATATGATTCAGGGCAATACAGGAGCTATTGTCATAAACACACCGCACAACCCGACCGGTTATCATTTTACAGAGGCAGAATTTAAAGAGATCAGGGAAATTGCAGCAGAAAAAGGGATAACCATTCTCTCAGATGAGGTCTACAGGGGGCTTGAATACGACAGAAGTGACAGACTTCCGGCTATGGCAGAGATATACGGGAAAGGTGTCTCCATTGGAGTCATGTCAAAGGCTTTCGGCCTTGCCGGTCTCAGAATCGGGTGGCTAATATCAAAAGACAGAGAACTCTTAAAGAAGATAATGGGCTTTAAGGACTATACAACAATATGCTCATCAGCACCCAGTGAATTCCTCTCCACCGCAGCCCTGACTGTATCGGAGGAAATCTTCCGGAAAAATGTTGCCATAATACAGGAAAACCTCCCATATCTGGACCGTTTTTTTGAAAAACAGAGGGATACCTTCTCGTGGGTAAAGCCGGGAGCAGGGCCGATTGCATTTCCCTGCATCCTTACCGGAGAAGACAGCATGGAATTTGCAGTGAGAACCATAGATAATTCAGGAGTCCTGCTTCTGCCTTCTGAGATCTACGATTTTGGCACCCGGAATATCAGGATCGGATTCGGACGGGAGGATATGAAAATTTCGCTTGAAAAATTTGAGGATTTTCTGGAGGGCAGATATACTCACTCATTTCAAAACGGGAATTAA
- a CDS encoding trimeric intracellular cation channel family protein — MAFDYITSNIILNVAGIAVFAITGVLAGSKRGMDIFGVVVVGVITALGGGTLRDIIIDAPVFWLDNVIYVWIAVFAAVVAFFLKDLLWRTHKPLLHLDAVGIAVFNIQAIDKTLLLGYGPTIAVIMGILTGITGGIVRDILTDRKNLILRPELYATPIFAGGIIYVLLMTYTPETFALNTIIGTLTVIVIRFAAIRWNLCYPGFLRVASEECEK, encoded by the coding sequence ATGGCATTTGATTACATAACATCCAATATTATTCTGAATGTCGCAGGGATTGCTGTTTTTGCAATTACCGGCGTATTAGCCGGTTCGAAAAGGGGAATGGATATTTTTGGGGTTGTTGTAGTCGGCGTGATTACAGCACTTGGCGGCGGAACACTCAGGGATATTATTATTGATGCACCGGTTTTCTGGCTTGATAATGTAATTTATGTCTGGATTGCAGTTTTTGCAGCAGTTGTGGCCTTCTTCCTGAAAGATCTCTTATGGAGGACGCATAAACCGCTTCTTCATCTTGATGCAGTCGGAATTGCGGTATTCAATATCCAGGCGATAGATAAAACCCTTCTTCTCGGGTACGGCCCTACTATCGCTGTCATTATGGGTATCCTGACCGGAATTACGGGTGGTATTGTCAGAGATATCCTTACTGACCGGAAAAATCTGATTTTAAGGCCTGAATTGTACGCAACACCGATTTTTGCAGGAGGTATCATCTATGTACTGCTTATGACATATACCCCTGAGACATTTGCATTAAATACAATTATCGGAACCCTGACTGTAATTGTCATCAGATTTGCTGCAATACGGTGGAATCTCTGCTATCCCGGATTTCTTCGTGTTGCATCAGAAGAGTGTGAAAAATAG
- a CDS encoding magnesium transporter CorA family protein, with amino-acid sequence MIEIIKTRKSGESVIQERITDIEEDCWIHLTGPSSDEISSVSEITGIPEEYLYAALDEEERSRLEFEGEVTLIVVDIPEETSETTPYEYSTLPLGIMITEKYLVTVCLRENPLISGYLNDEFLKFSTFKRTRLLFLVLYKNSLMYLRYLRILDRKSGAIEINLQKSMKNRELIQLLNIEKSLVFFSTSLKGNEGVLEKILKFRPLRMYEEDTDLLEDVIIENTQAIEMANIYSSILSGMMDAFASVINNNMNQVMKLLASVTIVIAIPNIIASLFGMNVPLPMSDYPAAFPILLLLSFLLSSLLVIFMWRKNFL; translated from the coding sequence ATGATTGAAATTATTAAAACCAGAAAATCGGGAGAGTCTGTTATACAGGAGAGGATAACGGATATTGAGGAAGACTGCTGGATTCATCTCACCGGACCATCCTCAGATGAGATTTCCTCTGTCTCAGAAATTACAGGTATTCCTGAAGAATATCTCTACGCGGCACTTGATGAGGAGGAGAGAAGCCGCCTTGAATTTGAGGGAGAAGTTACGCTGATCGTGGTGGATATCCCTGAGGAGACTTCGGAGACTACACCATATGAATACAGCACTCTGCCGCTTGGTATAATGATCACCGAAAAGTACCTTGTTACTGTCTGTCTGAGGGAAAATCCTCTTATCTCCGGGTACTTAAATGATGAATTCCTGAAATTCAGCACATTTAAAAGGACAAGGCTGCTCTTTTTAGTTCTGTATAAAAACTCCCTTATGTACTTACGTTACCTGAGAATTCTTGACCGGAAATCCGGGGCAATTGAGATTAATCTACAGAAGTCTATGAAAAACAGGGAGCTTATTCAGCTCTTAAATATTGAGAAGAGTCTTGTATTCTTCTCCACATCGCTGAAGGGAAATGAGGGCGTCCTCGAGAAAATACTGAAATTCAGGCCGCTTAGAATGTATGAGGAGGATACAGATCTTTTGGAGGATGTTATCATAGAGAACACGCAGGCTATTGAGATGGCAAATATCTACTCCAGCATTCTCTCCGGGATGATGGATGCGTTTGCGTCTGTAATTAACAATAATATGAACCAGGTGATGAAGCTGCTGGCATCAGTTACAATTGTTATCGCAATTCCAAATATCATTGCAAGTCTCTTCGGAATGAATGTTCCTCTGCCGATGTCAGATTATCCTGCTGCTTTTCCCATACTCCTCCTCCTCTCTTTCCTTTTATCTTCTCTTCTTGTAATATTCATGTGGAGGAAAAATTTTCTGTGA
- the eif1A gene encoding translation initiation factor eIF-1A, with translation MEFLASYKGNSDPGEAIIRVKLPNKKKDEIFATADLMLGANHIRVRCYDGITRTGRIKGKIKKRVWIREGDVLIVVPWSFQDEKCDIIYRYTRPQVEWLRKNKYI, from the coding sequence TTGGAATTTCTGGCAAGTTATAAAGGGAACAGTGATCCGGGCGAAGCAATAATCAGAGTTAAGCTGCCTAATAAGAAGAAAGACGAGATTTTTGCTACCGCAGATCTGATGCTCGGTGCAAATCACATAAGAGTAAGATGCTATGACGGCATAACAAGGACAGGCAGAATTAAAGGAAAAATCAAGAAGAGAGTCTGGATCAGAGAGGGTGATGTTCTGATTGTAGTTCCGTGGTCATTCCAGGACGAAAAGTGCGACATCATCTACAGGTACACCAGACCACAGGTGGAATGGTTAAGGAAGAATAAATATATTTAA
- a CDS encoding DUF7289 family protein yields the protein MTISSKTICGFIHSLRALRDDNAVSESIGFIIMFSIVITGIAMVTFYGYPVLIETQVGSDEKSMEQTMITIQNDMKILTFSNVPYRDLSVMVSGGNLETINVSESVQYFEIEYTLSDGSPGSKIFYPGELRYTSSEGEAVMSIENGAFVRRQKFNAGSVMAADPRWFMDDDTGTLVISLLSVESPVKQYLSGIGALQMSMLNPPDTTIDDCDPTADVTIKYVPDSGNDYSVAWDNYFSGDSIISGGLTPSGTPAEYTLQDVSKIVIKEYIIKIENM from the coding sequence ATGACTATAAGCTCTAAGACCATATGTGGATTTATACATAGTCTGAGGGCTTTAAGGGATGATAATGCAGTTTCAGAATCTATAGGGTTTATAATAATGTTCTCCATTGTCATAACCGGAATTGCGATGGTTACATTTTATGGTTATCCGGTTTTGATTGAAACTCAGGTTGGTTCTGATGAGAAGAGTATGGAGCAGACGATGATAACCATTCAGAATGATATGAAAATTCTGACATTCAGCAATGTTCCGTATCGCGATCTCTCTGTTATGGTATCCGGGGGTAATCTTGAGACTATCAACGTATCTGAGAGTGTGCAGTATTTTGAAATTGAATATACTCTCTCTGACGGTTCACCCGGAAGTAAGATATTTTACCCGGGGGAGCTGAGATACACCTCTTCTGAAGGTGAGGCAGTGATGTCAATTGAGAACGGCGCATTTGTCAGAAGGCAGAAGTTTAATGCCGGTTCGGTTATGGCTGCGGATCCCCGGTGGTTTATGGATGATGATACCGGCACTCTGGTGATAAGTCTGCTCTCTGTAGAATCTCCGGTTAAACAGTATCTGAGTGGTATAGGTGCTCTCCAGATGAGTATGTTAAATCCGCCTGATACTACAATAGATGACTGTGACCCAACAGCAGATGTTACGATAAAATATGTTCCTGACTCCGGCAATGATTATTCTGTTGCCTGGGACAATTATTTCAGCGGAGATTCAATTATATCCGGAGGATTGACTCCTTCGGGAACTCCTGCCGAGTATACTCTTCAGGACGTCAGTAAAATAGTAATTAAGGAATATATAATTAAAATTGAAAATATGTGA
- a CDS encoding DUF7288 family protein — protein sequence MVIPGDEAQLFTIEGLVAGLIMLTTAFFIVGTASVYTPADVHISDMQTEQLGFDALRVMSTPYIYGDESELEDIVSGIDAGGVSESAAALQFRESFSELISSGTGATTIVDSLSFSSAIYYVDAGAVENQSLPDNPENYAKRPSVSTGRYLLTEWDGSESIVRFEVILWRE from the coding sequence ATGGTGATTCCCGGTGATGAAGCGCAGCTTTTTACCATTGAAGGCCTTGTTGCCGGACTCATCATGCTTACAACCGCTTTTTTTATAGTGGGCACTGCTTCGGTTTACACCCCGGCAGATGTCCATATCAGCGATATGCAGACTGAGCAGCTTGGCTTTGATGCCTTAAGGGTTATGTCAACACCTTATATTTACGGTGATGAGAGTGAGCTTGAGGATATAGTCTCCGGAATTGACGCCGGAGGAGTATCTGAGTCTGCTGCTGCCCTGCAGTTCAGAGAGAGTTTTAGCGAACTCATCTCATCCGGAACCGGTGCTACCACTATAGTAGATTCACTCAGTTTCAGTTCTGCTATATATTATGTGGATGCCGGGGCGGTTGAGAATCAGTCCCTGCCTGACAATCCGGAAAATTACGCAAAAAGACCTTCTGTAAGTACAGGGAGGTATCTTTTGACTGAATGGGACGGAAGTGAGAGTATTGTCCGCTTTGAGGTGATATTATGGAGAGAATAA
- a CDS encoding DUF7287 family protein produces the protein MWSELRDYCSDDGFLTIDFLVGFGIFIVAFIMVVSIVPGLFVGINGAGIDYDAVAYRTSVILMEDPGSPSDPGWEYLAVPDKDEIERFGLSLSSESPAVLSEKKVIEFFNQGNFEFTDDDYRDLAVFGEIEYNYNISLKIKDGPAYYAGSPVPDMGYGYMRRLGLIRIDPVAEINCEEYNTNIAERNLTSVDTDITLSLNYSELINAEIPVEYRINPLSDSVLFEISNFSASLNKSYISSVKITKIRYYKSGAYVPRNYDRFENTTYRFDVDGVYYTMGSDASADDINVTDSDTVRFMLLPPTMFSSQADAVFQVVMNLTYEFDNNLYDHNYTSGDFDYGYGRDYMAEPYLVPVVMEVAVW, from the coding sequence ATGTGGTCTGAACTGAGAGATTACTGTAGCGATGACGGATTTCTTACCATTGATTTTCTGGTCGGTTTTGGGATCTTTATTGTGGCTTTTATAATGGTGGTCAGTATCGTTCCGGGACTCTTTGTCGGTATAAATGGAGCAGGAATTGATTATGATGCTGTTGCGTACCGGACATCTGTGATACTGATGGAAGACCCGGGTTCTCCTTCAGACCCTGGCTGGGAATACCTGGCTGTACCGGATAAGGATGAGATCGAGAGATTCGGGCTTTCATTATCCTCTGAATCTCCGGCAGTTTTATCTGAAAAAAAGGTCATTGAATTCTTTAATCAGGGTAATTTTGAGTTTACGGATGATGATTACCGTGACCTTGCGGTATTCGGTGAGATTGAGTACAACTATAACATCTCCCTGAAGATTAAGGACGGTCCTGCCTATTATGCAGGCTCTCCTGTTCCGGATATGGGTTATGGATATATGAGAAGACTCGGTCTTATCAGAATTGATCCTGTGGCTGAGATTAACTGCGAAGAATACAATACAAATATTGCTGAAAGAAATCTCACCTCTGTTGATACAGATATTACACTCAGTTTAAATTACAGTGAACTCATCAATGCTGAAATTCCGGTGGAGTACAGAATAAATCCACTATCTGATTCTGTATTATTTGAGATCTCAAATTTCTCAGCATCCCTGAATAAGAGCTATATCTCATCAGTAAAGATTACAAAGATACGTTACTACAAGTCCGGGGCATATGTTCCGAGGAATTATGACCGTTTTGAGAATACCACATACAGGTTCGATGTTGACGGGGTTTATTATACTATGGGAAGTGATGCTTCAGCAGATGACATTAATGTGACAGATTCTGATACTGTCAGATTTATGCTGCTCCCTCCGACTATGTTCTCCTCCCAGGCAGATGCGGTATTTCAGGTTGTCATGAATCTGACATATGAATTTGATAATAATTTATATGATCATAACTACACATCCGGAGATTTCGATTATGGTTACGGCCGGGATTATATGGCCGAACCTTATCTGGTTCCGGTTGTGATGGAGGTTGCAGTATGGTGA
- a CDS encoding DUF1015 domain-containing protein has translation MVKIYPFKAVRPVKEEAGNIASVPYDVVSTEEAKEIIENQPRSFMRVIRSEATLPGVDPASPEVYEAADRNLKILMEKGLLVQDEEPGIYLYRIKQGESIYLGFVSNVSVDDYRADRIKKHEHTRYDKEEDRTKHIDTTNANTGLVVLLYRDSGDIYSYIDSLVPEGNPDAVAREGSGVVHEVFRISDPRILTDLEDMFAGVDSFYIADGHHRAKSSVNVAEKRESEGRMTPESDRFMAVIFAENRVKIHGYSRLVTDLGSYSPETFMAEIKSRFDVRVYGEINDRVFRIPPLKDSKTPIHTIHMYLAGKWYELSAPVRNPEDVIGSLDVSVLQKEVMEDMLGITDPRKDPRLQYLGGARPLADLKGRVDSGAFKVAFSLQPVKVETVLSVADEGNVMPPKSTWFEPKLLSGLVIHTLE, from the coding sequence ATGGTAAAAATATATCCTTTCAAAGCAGTAAGGCCTGTTAAAGAAGAAGCAGGAAATATAGCTTCAGTTCCGTATGACGTTGTGAGCACAGAGGAGGCAAAGGAGATTATTGAAAATCAGCCCCGGAGTTTTATGCGTGTTATCAGGTCTGAAGCAACCCTTCCGGGGGTGGATCCCGCATCGCCTGAGGTCTATGAGGCTGCGGACAGAAATCTCAAAATTCTGATGGAAAAAGGTCTTTTAGTGCAGGATGAGGAGCCTGGTATATACCTGTACAGAATTAAGCAGGGTGAGAGTATTTACCTTGGATTTGTATCCAATGTATCAGTTGATGACTACAGGGCAGACCGGATTAAGAAGCATGAGCATACCCGCTATGACAAGGAAGAGGACAGGACAAAGCACATCGATACCACAAATGCAAACACCGGCCTTGTTGTGCTTCTGTACCGTGATTCCGGAGATATTTATTCATATATAGATTCCCTTGTGCCTGAGGGTAATCCTGATGCAGTTGCCAGAGAAGGCAGCGGTGTGGTGCATGAAGTATTCAGAATATCTGACCCGCGAATTTTAACAGATCTTGAAGATATGTTTGCCGGAGTTGATTCCTTCTATATCGCCGACGGGCATCACCGTGCTAAGTCATCCGTAAATGTGGCAGAGAAGAGGGAATCAGAAGGAAGGATGACTCCTGAGTCTGATCGCTTTATGGCGGTCATATTTGCGGAGAACAGGGTTAAGATCCACGGTTATTCAAGACTTGTAACCGATCTTGGAAGTTACAGTCCTGAAACATTTATGGCTGAGATTAAATCCCGTTTTGATGTCAGGGTATACGGGGAGATTAATGACCGGGTATTCAGAATTCCGCCACTAAAGGATTCAAAGACACCCATTCATACAATTCATATGTACCTGGCAGGAAAGTGGTATGAGTTGTCCGCACCTGTCAGAAATCCGGAAGATGTGATTGGATCACTTGATGTATCTGTGCTTCAGAAGGAAGTTATGGAAGATATGCTTGGTATAACCGATCCCAGAAAAGATCCAAGGCTTCAGTATCTCGGCGGCGCAAGACCGCTTGCTGATCTTAAAGGAAGGGTTGACAGCGGTGCCTTTAAAGTTGCATTCTCACTTCAGCCGGTAAAAGTGGAGACTGTTCTCTCTGTTGCCGATGAGGGTAATGTAATGCCTCCTAAGTCCACATGGTTTGAACCGAAACTTCTGTCTGGTCTGGTTATTCACACCCTTGAATAA
- the rimI gene encoding ribosomal protein S18-alanine N-acetyltransferase, whose protein sequence is MDDDKIIIRRAKTEDIPGIIEIEKEIFDDPWHKDSFYEAIFLFPGLFFVATDDSEITGFLTGGIEDTGEEKYGHIMNIGTKKSRQGEGIGSLLIKRLEYELILLGVSGIQLEVRVSNTGAQDFYRKLGFSDVFVISEYYSDGEDALLMGFWFD, encoded by the coding sequence ATGGATGATGACAAAATAATTATCAGAAGGGCAAAAACTGAGGACATACCCGGAATAATCGAAATAGAGAAGGAAATATTTGATGACCCCTGGCATAAAGACTCCTTTTATGAAGCAATATTCCTCTTCCCCGGACTTTTCTTTGTTGCCACAGATGACTCGGAAATTACAGGCTTTCTGACCGGAGGAATAGAAGATACCGGCGAGGAGAAATATGGCCATATAATGAATATAGGCACTAAAAAAAGCCGTCAGGGAGAGGGCATTGGCAGCCTCCTGATAAAAAGACTTGAATATGAACTGATTCTCCTTGGAGTTTCAGGCATTCAGCTTGAAGTAAGGGTCTCAAATACCGGCGCACAGGACTTTTACAGAAAACTTGGATTTAGTGATGTCTTTGTAATATCCGAATATTACAGTGACGGGGAAGATGCCCTGCTCATGGGATTCTGGTTCGACTGA